Proteins encoded in a region of the Eubalaena glacialis isolate mEubGla1 chromosome 20, mEubGla1.1.hap2.+ XY, whole genome shotgun sequence genome:
- the DUSP26 gene encoding dual specificity protein phosphatase 26 isoform X2: protein MCPGNWLWASVTFMARFSRSGSRPPVRTRGALEEVPAVQHPFLNVFELERLLYTGKTACNHADEVWPGLYLGDQEIANNHRELRRLGISHVLNASHSRWRGTPEAYEGLGIRYLGVEAHDSPAFDMSVHFQAAADFIHRALSQPGGRILVHCAVGVSRSATLVLAYLMLYHRLTLVEAIKKVKDHRGIIPNRGFLRQLLALDRRLRQRLEA, encoded by the exons ATGTGCCCCGGTAACTGGCTCTGGGCCTCGGTGACATTCATGGCCCGCTTCTCCCGGAGTGGCTCGAGGCCTCCTGTTCGCACGAGAGGGGCCCTGGAAGAGGTACCAGCTGTCCAGCATCCCTTCCTCAACGTCTTTGAGTTGGAAAGGCTTCTCTACACGGGCAAGACGGCCTGTAACCACGCCGACGAGGTCTGGCCAGGCCTCTACCTCGGAGACCA GGAAATAGCCAACAACCACCGGGAGCTCCGTCGCCTGGGCATCAGCCACGTCCTCAACGCCTCTCACAGCAGGTGGCGAGGGACACCCGAGGCCTACGAGGGGCTGGGCATCCGCTACCTGGGTGTCGAGGCCCACGACTCGCCAGCCTTCGATATGAGCGTCCACTTCCAGGCGGCCGCTGACTTCATCCACCGGGCACTGAGCCAGCCGGGAG GGAGGATCCTGGTGCACTGTGCCGTGGGGGTGAGCCGCTCGGCCACCCTGGTGCTGGCCTACCTCATGCTGTACCACCGCCTCACCCTCGTGGAGGCCATCAAAAAAGTCAAGGACCACCGAGGCATCATCCCCAATAGGGGCTTCTTGAGGCAACTCCTGGCCCTGGACCGCAGGCTGCGGCAGCGTCTGGAGGCGtga
- the DUSP26 gene encoding dual specificity protein phosphatase 26 isoform X1, with amino-acid sequence MLSWLLFAHFSVFSPPGKISPGLPTFAPGQDSGSLPISGPQEVKWRPGANDVGRAVVRVPTRMSGPTARLRTPLTSSPQCREIANNHRELRRLGISHVLNASHSRWRGTPEAYEGLGIRYLGVEAHDSPAFDMSVHFQAAADFIHRALSQPGGRILVHCAVGVSRSATLVLAYLMLYHRLTLVEAIKKVKDHRGIIPNRGFLRQLLALDRRLRQRLEA; translated from the exons ATGTTATCATGGCTGTTGTTTGCCCATTTCTCAGTCTTCTCTCCTCCAGGCAAAATCTCCCCAGGACTCCCCACCTTTGCTCCAGGACAAGACTCTGGCTCATTGCCCATCTCGGGTCCTCAGGAAGTGAAGTGGAGGCCTGGAGCCAACGATGTTGGCCGGGCAGTGGTCAGGGTACCGACAAGGATGTCTGGTCCCACTGCCCGGCTCCGCACCCCCCTAACCTCCTCTCCTCAATGCAGGGAAATAGCCAACAACCACCGGGAGCTCCGTCGCCTGGGCATCAGCCACGTCCTCAACGCCTCTCACAGCAGGTGGCGAGGGACACCCGAGGCCTACGAGGGGCTGGGCATCCGCTACCTGGGTGTCGAGGCCCACGACTCGCCAGCCTTCGATATGAGCGTCCACTTCCAGGCGGCCGCTGACTTCATCCACCGGGCACTGAGCCAGCCGGGAG GGAGGATCCTGGTGCACTGTGCCGTGGGGGTGAGCCGCTCGGCCACCCTGGTGCTGGCCTACCTCATGCTGTACCACCGCCTCACCCTCGTGGAGGCCATCAAAAAAGTCAAGGACCACCGAGGCATCATCCCCAATAGGGGCTTCTTGAGGCAACTCCTGGCCCTGGACCGCAGGCTGCGGCAGCGTCTGGAGGCGtga